The following nucleotide sequence is from Rubripirellula tenax.
ACAGTCGTTGAACGTAGCCGCGTACGAAGCCATTCGCGAATCGATTCGTGTCGGCAGCGACAATGCTGCCGGCGAAAACCGCGCCATCAACATTTTGTCAGCCCGGAACGTGAACGACTTCGTCGTCAGTTTCCCCAACGGCGAAGCCCTTGATGCTGATCGTGGTGACGAAGTTGTCGTCGAAGTGAGCGCCCCCACGTCGACCAATAGCCCTCTCGCTGGCCAGTTCGTGGCCAATCGAGTTTTGACTGCCCGCATTGTGATGGTAAAAGAGTAAACACCCTGATGAACACAACTCGTCTCCTCAACACGTCTCTATTTGCCCGCCCAACCCGCCGTGGATGTGATCGTCGCGGTGCCATGCTAGTTCTGATCGTCGTCATGATGATTGGGTTCATGGTCGCCGTCGCTTTCTCCGTCGACGTCGCGCAAATGCACCTGTCTCGAACAGAACTGCGGTCGGCAACCGACGCAGCATCCAAGGCAGCGGCTGCACGTTTGGCCGAAACGCTCGACCAAAACCAAGCGATTGCCGAAGGACAACGAATCGCAGCCGCGAACACCGTCA
It contains:
- a CDS encoding TadE/TadG family type IV pilus assembly protein, encoding MSHIPSSPIVQRRRRFSTKRRGVAAVEFAVCLPVLVLLVFGSIEAASFIFLKQSLNVAAYEAIRESIRVGSDNAAGENRAINILSARNVNDFVVSFPNGEALDADRGDEVVVEVSAPTSTNSPLAGQFVANRVLTARIVMVKE